In Anopheles gambiae chromosome 2, idAnoGambNW_F1_1, whole genome shotgun sequence, a single window of DNA contains:
- the LOC5667597 gene encoding uncharacterized protein LOC5667597, which produces MMQLSNMLSRLILFGCLVHLSASLPFSFPDGSSSSSGNGRSLSSSGTSSTSNRRQEAFEGRSIRGNGAASNKHQFPDIYSRYQVHENDPDPPGLRPTAGAYFNRPGSITPPPPRYTTRSDRPNAAYNRLPPSKNDEPIQAEPAGDYDDGDDDDVGEEEEQPDKPVVSASPAFNRPPIVGGGGGGGGVASNTINNLFYGFNDKFGGLTDGLTSLFGENRHKFKYKRRKPGQPCIPYSLFHKLKYGRDLQGNPVDPKTLLPHLNLVLADVNYYAPNNNYGGGDHAADTGTAGGAVFNNHFYDAVGGYPCQGISFGGGGSGGGGGLFPHKPFKPHRPHGGPLGFFGQGGLFDWVSSADQVQQSDEGVGETGSGNRPTVVFNLNDAIDSVATNWKPGEGFQMMMSVIANFITQVAGGAAAPVADVATDVRKINREFFSLFG; this is translated from the exons ATGATGCAGCTCAGTAATATG CTATCTCGACTGATTCTGTTCGGTTGTTTGGTTCATCTTTCCGCATCGTTGCCTTTCTCCTTTCCGGATggaagtagtagcagtagcgGCAACGGTAGAAGCCTTTCCTCTTCCGGCACATCCAGCACATCAAATCGACGGCAGGAAGCATTCGAGGGGCGCAGCATACGTGGGAACGGAGCAGCATCCAACAAACATCAATTCCCCGACATCTACAGCCGGTATCAGGTGCACGAGAATGATCCCGATCCTCCGGGATTGAGACCGACCGCAGGTGCTTATTTCAATCGTCCTGGCTCGATCACTCCTCCACCTCCGCGCTATACAACGCGATCGGATCGTCCAAATGCGGCATATAACCGTTTGCCACCATCGAAAAACGACGAACCGATACAGGCCGAACCGGCCGGAGATTATgacgatggcgatgatgacgatgtcgGCGAGGAAGAGGAACAGCCGGACAAGCCGGTAGTTAGTGCATCGCCCGCATTCAACAGGCCACCTATCGTAGGaggaggcggtggtggtggtggagtagCATCCAACACGATCAACAACCTGTTCTACGGCTTTAACGACAAGTTTGGAGGTCTGACGGATGGACTCACGTCACTGTTTGGGGAAAACAGACACAAGTTTAAGTACAAGCGACGCAAACCGGGCCAGCCCTGCATCCCCTACAGTTTGTTTCACAAGCTCAAGTATGGCCGAGATCTGCAAGGCAATCCGGTTGATCCTAAAACGCTCCTTCCGCACCTGAATCTTGTGCTGGCCGACGTGAACTACTATGCGCCCAACAATAATTACGGTGGCGGAGATCACGCGGCGGACACCGGAACGGCTGGTGGAGCTGTGTTTAACAACCATTTCTACGATGCCGTTGGGGGATATCCTTGTCAGGGCATTTCCTTCGGTGGTggcggtagtggtggtggtggcggtttaTTTCCTCATAAACCGTTCAAGCCGCACCGTCCGCACGGTGGACCGCTCGGGTTCTTCGGCCAGGGTGGCCTGTTCGATTGGGTGTCGTCCGCCGATCAGGTACAACAGAGTGATGAAGGTGTCGGGGAAACAGGCAGCGGCAATCGACCAACGGTGGTGTTTAATCTGAACGACGCCATTGATTCAGTG GCTACCAATTGGAAACCGGGCGAAGGATTTCAGATGATGATGAGCGTGATTGCGAACTTTATCACACAAGTCGCTGGTGGCGCGGCAGCACCGGTAGCAGACGTTGCCACCGATGTACGGAAGATTAATCGAGAATTTTTCAGTCTGTTTGGTTAA